A portion of the Algimonas porphyrae genome contains these proteins:
- a CDS encoding proline--tRNA ligase — MGKPAIRYSDLFTKTSMAAPQEENSANARLLVRAGYVSRVMAGVYAYLPLGKRVLDKIEAIIHDEMQAIGGHELLLPGLHPQENWKATGRWDKFDVLFKTHGEDGPEYALGPTHEEVIVPVVKSFVQSYRDLPFYTYQIQTKFRNELRPKSGLLRGREFRMKDLYSFHATQDDLDAYYEKALQAYINVFERCGIGSVTVPTIASGGTFSEWSHEFQTETAAGEDTVYYSAAKQMAVNDEVKDKVLAQEDWANETLETRKTIEVGNIFKLGTKFAEDFGVKFQDSDGNSIHPVIGCYGIGTTRLLGAIAEVCHDENGLIWPESIAPFDVHVAQVGKGDELAAFTETVLAQLKALDLDVLLDDGPGSFGSKMKDADLIGIPVRIVIGSRAVKANAVEVKRRTDKDAEMIALDALADYFRAG, encoded by the coding sequence ATGGGCAAGCCCGCCATCCGCTACAGCGACCTTTTCACCAAGACGTCCATGGCGGCACCGCAAGAGGAAAACAGCGCCAACGCCCGGCTGCTGGTCCGTGCAGGCTATGTCAGCCGCGTCATGGCCGGGGTCTATGCCTATCTGCCGCTCGGCAAGCGGGTACTCGACAAGATCGAAGCCATTATTCACGACGAAATGCAGGCGATTGGCGGGCACGAACTTCTGCTGCCCGGTCTGCACCCTCAGGAAAACTGGAAAGCTACGGGTCGCTGGGACAAATTCGACGTGCTGTTCAAGACGCATGGCGAAGACGGGCCCGAATATGCGCTCGGCCCCACACATGAGGAAGTCATCGTTCCGGTCGTAAAGAGCTTCGTTCAGTCCTATCGCGACCTGCCCTTCTACACCTATCAGATCCAGACCAAGTTCCGGAATGAGTTACGGCCAAAGTCGGGCCTGCTGCGAGGCCGCGAGTTCCGCATGAAGGACCTCTATTCCTTCCATGCGACGCAGGACGACCTAGACGCCTACTACGAGAAAGCCTTGCAGGCCTATATCAACGTGTTTGAGCGCTGCGGCATTGGCAGCGTGACGGTGCCCACGATCGCATCCGGGGGCACATTTTCGGAATGGTCGCACGAGTTCCAGACGGAGACGGCGGCAGGCGAAGACACGGTCTATTACAGCGCTGCCAAGCAAATGGCCGTCAATGATGAAGTGAAAGACAAGGTCCTGGCGCAAGAAGACTGGGCAAACGAAACGCTGGAAACGCGCAAGACCATCGAAGTCGGCAATATTTTCAAGCTCGGCACCAAGTTTGCCGAAGATTTCGGTGTCAAATTTCAGGATAGTGACGGCAATTCGATCCATCCAGTCATTGGCTGCTACGGCATCGGCACGACCCGTCTGCTGGGTGCGATTGCCGAAGTTTGCCATGACGAGAACGGCCTGATCTGGCCCGAGTCCATTGCGCCGTTCGACGTCCATGTCGCGCAGGTCGGTAAGGGCGACGAGCTAGCCGCCTTTACGGAGACTGTACTGGCGCAGCTGAAAGCGCTGGATCTGGACGTTCTGCTGGATGACGGTCCGGGTTCGTTCGGATCCAAGATGAAGGACGCTGATCTGATCGGCATTCCTGTGCGAATCGTGATCGGGTCTCGCGCCGTCAAGGCGAATGCCGTCGAGGTCAAGCGCCGCACCGACAAGGACGCAGAGATGATCGCCCTCGACGCGCTGGCCGACTATTTCAGAGCCGGTTGA
- a CDS encoding glycoside hydrolase family 16 protein — protein MKISPRLVIFFAACLLAACANAPRPDAPSVATDVSTTLTERGWEMVWNDEFDGNTLDRSKWAPEVSCWGGGNQERQCYLDRDENVIVENGYLHLRAFADDVSGPSVHMEHPDYPGETVSRNYASGKVRTRDLAYWTFGRIEGRMKLPGGQGAWPAFWMMPQFDVHGGWPLSGEIDIMEAVNLGAACFDCDAGTVENRSSGALHFGKKPPENEYVTKRRPLTAQPGQDGLPRDQFHSYAVEWGEGRIDWFVDGERFYSVSSDDWYTDAVDKSDDPNAPFNEDFYVMLNFAVGGAWPERDNETGLDPEILPSEFVIDYVRVYQCAQDPETGRACMMDD, from the coding sequence GTGAAAATTTCGCCGAGACTTGTGATTTTTTTCGCGGCGTGTCTGCTCGCTGCCTGTGCCAACGCACCACGTCCGGACGCGCCGAGCGTTGCGACCGATGTGTCAACGACCCTGACCGAGCGCGGCTGGGAGATGGTGTGGAACGACGAATTTGACGGCAACACACTGGACCGGTCGAAATGGGCGCCGGAAGTATCATGCTGGGGTGGTGGCAATCAGGAACGTCAGTGCTATCTCGACCGGGACGAGAATGTCATTGTGGAAAACGGCTATTTGCATCTCCGAGCATTTGCCGACGACGTCTCGGGACCGAGTGTCCATATGGAACATCCGGATTATCCGGGTGAAACAGTCAGTCGGAATTATGCGTCTGGAAAAGTCCGGACTCGCGATCTGGCCTACTGGACTTTTGGTCGGATCGAAGGGCGCATGAAACTACCGGGTGGGCAGGGGGCATGGCCGGCTTTCTGGATGATGCCGCAGTTCGATGTGCATGGTGGCTGGCCGCTTTCTGGCGAGATCGATATTATGGAAGCCGTCAATCTCGGCGCAGCATGTTTTGACTGCGACGCTGGGACTGTCGAGAACCGCTCATCCGGCGCGTTGCATTTCGGTAAGAAACCGCCTGAGAACGAGTATGTAACGAAGCGCCGTCCGCTCACGGCACAGCCGGGACAGGACGGACTGCCACGCGATCAATTTCATAGCTATGCCGTCGAGTGGGGCGAGGGACGGATCGACTGGTTCGTCGATGGGGAGCGGTTTTACAGCGTATCATCAGATGACTGGTACACGGACGCCGTCGACAAGAGCGATGATCCGAACGCGCCTTTCAATGAAGATTTCTACGTGATGCTCAACTTCGCTGTTGGCGGGGCCTGGCCCGAACGAGACAATGAGACAGGCTTGGACCCTGAAATCCTGCCCTCGGAATTCGTGATCGACTATGTCCGCGTCTACCAATGCGCGCAGGACCCGGAGACAGGACGCGCCTGCATGATGGATGACTGA
- the alaS gene encoding alanine--tRNA ligase, with protein MSNMPKLRSIESDEVVEIFTRFFEANDHLKIPGHSLAPDNDPSLLFINSGMAPMKKYFLGQEQPPLPRLCNVQRCIRTNDIEEVGDRHHLTYFEMLGSWSIGDYWKKTAIALAWELLTKGFGYPEDSLYATVYAGNAELGIPGDEDSVQYWKAVGMPDDHIVRLGDDNFWGPAGEFGPCGPCTEVFYDTGDAYGERYVPGGHFDDVNRYIEIWNAGVFMQFNKLPTGMSELDMKSVDTGAGLERMLMALNGYETVYETDLLKPLVDFVVDRVDSLDASSRSTLIVADHIRSVVGIVADGIVPSNSGAGYIPRRLIRRAIAAIHQAGTTDFDFAGMVQLAMDKAGSWNPQVQDNRAKVAEIFAKEQADFESVLEAGVRKLGDEFERLNGKMDGAEAFRFFSTYGLPVDTIRDYFVSRGGAFDGSGFDTAFAEHQEKSRNAKDDGSGGRARLDLSDYPATEFVGYSRLDAKGTIVGLFRDGEPVDQLADGDAGLIILDRTSFYAEGGGQVGDQGTLTCGAVTATVTDVVSPSANVYVHKADLSGGTLSVGDAVDVQVDAHMRRLTQANHSATHLLHAALRDVLGDTVTQAGSLVDSDRLRFDFTYGEKVPDDKLMEIEQRVNAAIRANYGGAIRTMGFDEAISEGALAFFEDKYDDEVRTIAFGDASMELCGGTHVAATGEIGTFVITSEGSVARGIRRIQALTGEAAFDYLRAYMAYAQQAAGRLNVKPEALETRVVELLKSSKKTQAEAPSISVKDLVAKAGSLSDGTPAVIAKIDAGSKQLRPTSVDVAAAINGVAILIAEADGKVHVAVAVAQDRTGDWKAGDILKPLLDHVGGRGGGKPNLAQGGGPDISGLPQLMDAAHAL; from the coding sequence ATGAGTAACATGCCAAAGCTTCGCTCGATCGAGAGCGATGAAGTTGTGGAGATTTTCACACGCTTTTTCGAAGCGAACGACCATCTGAAAATTCCCGGTCACTCGCTGGCACCCGACAATGATCCGTCATTGCTGTTCATCAATTCCGGCATGGCGCCGATGAAGAAGTATTTTCTAGGTCAGGAACAGCCGCCCTTGCCGCGCCTGTGCAATGTGCAGCGCTGTATTCGCACCAACGATATCGAAGAAGTCGGCGATCGCCATCACCTGACCTATTTCGAAATGCTGGGCTCCTGGTCAATCGGCGACTACTGGAAGAAGACTGCCATCGCACTGGCGTGGGAGTTGCTGACCAAGGGATTCGGCTATCCGGAAGATAGTCTCTACGCGACAGTCTATGCGGGTAATGCAGAGCTCGGCATTCCGGGCGACGAAGACTCCGTCCAATATTGGAAAGCGGTCGGCATGCCGGATGACCATATCGTGCGGCTAGGCGATGACAACTTCTGGGGACCTGCGGGCGAGTTCGGACCCTGCGGACCCTGCACCGAGGTCTTTTACGATACAGGCGATGCGTATGGCGAACGTTACGTCCCGGGTGGACATTTCGACGACGTCAATCGCTATATCGAAATCTGGAATGCCGGTGTGTTCATGCAGTTCAACAAGCTGCCAACGGGCATGTCCGAGCTGGACATGAAAAGCGTCGATACGGGTGCGGGTCTGGAGCGGATGCTGATGGCGCTCAACGGCTATGAGACGGTCTATGAAACGGATCTTCTCAAGCCGCTGGTCGACTTCGTGGTCGACCGTGTCGATAGCCTCGATGCCAGTTCCCGCTCGACGCTGATCGTCGCCGATCATATCCGCTCCGTGGTCGGGATTGTCGCTGACGGCATTGTGCCGTCCAATTCCGGCGCAGGCTATATTCCGCGCCGTCTGATCCGCCGCGCTATTGCCGCCATCCATCAGGCGGGCACGACGGATTTCGACTTTGCGGGCATGGTCCAGCTCGCGATGGACAAGGCCGGGAGCTGGAACCCGCAGGTCCAGGACAATCGCGCTAAAGTCGCGGAAATCTTCGCCAAGGAGCAGGCCGATTTTGAAAGCGTGCTGGAAGCGGGCGTGCGCAAGCTCGGCGACGAGTTCGAACGTCTGAACGGCAAGATGGACGGGGCGGAAGCCTTCCGCTTCTTCTCCACCTACGGCCTGCCGGTCGATACGATCCGCGACTATTTCGTATCGCGAGGCGGCGCATTTGACGGCTCCGGTTTTGATACAGCCTTTGCCGAGCATCAGGAAAAGTCGCGTAATGCCAAGGATGACGGGTCGGGCGGTAGGGCCCGGCTCGATCTGAGCGACTATCCGGCAACGGAGTTTGTCGGCTATTCGCGACTCGATGCGAAGGGAACAATCGTTGGCCTGTTCCGGGACGGCGAGCCCGTCGATCAGCTGGCAGACGGAGATGCGGGCCTGATCATTCTGGACCGGACCAGCTTCTATGCCGAAGGTGGCGGTCAGGTCGGGGATCAGGGGACGCTGACATGTGGTGCCGTCACGGCGACAGTCACGGATGTCGTGAGTCCGTCCGCCAATGTCTATGTTCACAAGGCCGATCTGTCCGGCGGGACGCTGTCCGTCGGCGATGCAGTCGACGTTCAGGTCGACGCCCATATGCGTCGCCTGACGCAGGCCAATCATTCGGCGACGCATCTGTTGCATGCTGCCTTGCGCGACGTGCTCGGCGATACGGTGACGCAAGCCGGATCGCTCGTGGACAGCGATCGTCTGCGCTTCGATTTCACATATGGCGAGAAGGTTCCTGACGACAAGCTGATGGAGATTGAACAGCGCGTCAATGCTGCGATCCGCGCCAATTATGGTGGCGCTATTCGGACCATGGGCTTCGACGAGGCAATTTCTGAAGGCGCGCTGGCCTTCTTCGAAGATAAGTATGATGACGAAGTCCGGACCATTGCTTTTGGCGATGCATCGATGGAGCTTTGCGGCGGCACCCATGTTGCCGCGACAGGCGAAATCGGCACCTTCGTGATTACGTCCGAAGGCAGTGTTGCGCGCGGTATTCGTCGCATCCAGGCCCTGACGGGTGAGGCGGCGTTCGATTATCTGCGCGCTTATATGGCCTACGCGCAGCAGGCGGCAGGGCGGTTGAACGTCAAGCCGGAAGCGCTGGAAACACGTGTCGTAGAGCTGTTGAAAAGCAGCAAGAAAACGCAGGCGGAAGCGCCGTCCATTTCGGTCAAGGATCTGGTCGCAAAAGCCGGGTCTCTATCGGACGGTACGCCTGCTGTGATCGCGAAGATCGATGCTGGCTCCAAACAACTCCGTCCGACCAGCGTCGATGTGGCCGCCGCGATCAATGGTGTAGCCATTCTGATCGCGGAGGCGGACGGCAAGGTTCACGTCGCCGTAGCGGTCGCGCAGGACAGGACGGGTGACTGGAAAGCCGGTGATATTCTCAAGCCGCTACTCGATCACGTCGGTGGCCGGGGCGGTGGCAAGCCGAATCTGGCGCAGGGCGGCGGACCGGATATATCCGGCTTGCCGCAACTGATGGATGCCGCCCACGCGCTCTAG
- a CDS encoding TonB-dependent receptor, which translates to MTSLQDRWLTKLLAGASIVALTSIAPVAFAQDTPADDEDAFEDEVIVTGFKSSLQRAQDIKLNADTFVDAITSEDIGALPDRSVAEALQRVPGVNISRFAAPDDPDRFSVEGSSVVIRGLPFVRSELNGRDIFSANGGRSLSFNDVSPELLGAVEVFKNTTADMVDGGIAGTVNLKTRKPLDNPGPRFAATIEGNYGDMAEEWSPGGSFLISNTVESNAGTVGLQLGFAASELVSRTDVSQITDPCYRDAALNGPCLRARAVGSGGVGGDTNFNETNFPPAGSVLVPKGAGIRTNTFERNRQALSLIGQYESPGGNLLATLEYLRADADQMQDEFSVLALVNDDALFPIPTAANDLQFDANGIFQSGTLTQAGPGIPTENLRFNRVDEAKTEDISFDLKWNPMERLALNFEIQRINSTRNEDGIIGALQSYSDIFIDNSGDQPDVQFIPSTGAQGGLNSGSDVFYWFLIDNQVRNTGKLTSYRADADYDFKDKVGPIKSVRFGARWAERNRVTRNANFSNWGNLSAPWLGSAIYADNAAGLGAAQSRTPFTDFQRGNVAQPIPGGSALFFGSDDFVGDYLSGLTFTQADSIGIAWENTFGFWNRAAFGPFPNLWQPLTGLPTSDVSEDTLAFYGRADFEFDNFDNGWVIDGNFGLRYVETSIQTIGEISFPQPGTSPDPTVFCNPATLPPGATLPGFCNLPASRVAEYNAFFSGDVVDDSDDVEFENWLPSFNAKLDIGDGIIFRGAVSKGLSRPDLGAFATGGLVFDNTTTLQQAGTLDSAPLFKVFTGNRLLVPIESWNFDLSAEWYFDDVGSLTVSAFYKDLSQLITQGVTEREFALSTGQNVRVEFEGPANADSGSLHGFEVAYQQTFDFLPGALDGLGVQATYTYVDGEQVPQSDNGIQRQPFAGLVGFPGISQDTINLTGFYENDLFSARLAYNWRSEFAVTARDVIFPFSPIIGESTGQLDGSFFYNVTDNLKLGVQGVNLLDEVTETSQVINFQGDTVRRSGIRNDRRFSVIARVNF; encoded by the coding sequence ATGACATCGTTACAAGACCGTTGGCTCACCAAGCTTCTGGCCGGAGCTTCCATCGTCGCTCTGACCAGTATTGCGCCTGTTGCTTTCGCGCAGGACACGCCAGCCGACGATGAGGACGCGTTTGAAGACGAGGTGATCGTCACGGGCTTCAAAAGCTCTCTGCAGCGCGCGCAGGACATCAAGTTGAATGCGGACACATTTGTCGATGCGATCACCTCTGAAGATATCGGCGCCTTGCCAGATCGGTCGGTTGCAGAAGCGCTGCAACGCGTGCCTGGCGTCAATATCAGCCGCTTCGCCGCACCCGACGATCCGGATCGTTTCTCCGTCGAAGGGTCGAGCGTTGTTATCCGGGGGCTGCCTTTTGTCAGATCGGAATTGAATGGTCGCGACATCTTTTCAGCCAATGGCGGTCGCTCACTCAGCTTTAACGATGTGTCCCCTGAACTGCTCGGGGCCGTCGAAGTCTTCAAGAATACGACTGCCGATATGGTGGACGGTGGCATTGCAGGCACGGTCAATCTGAAAACACGGAAGCCCTTGGACAACCCCGGGCCTCGGTTTGCGGCCACGATCGAAGGCAATTACGGCGATATGGCGGAAGAATGGTCTCCGGGCGGATCCTTCCTCATTTCCAATACGGTAGAAAGCAATGCTGGGACGGTGGGTCTGCAGCTTGGATTTGCCGCATCCGAACTTGTCTCTCGGACGGATGTTTCGCAGATCACGGACCCCTGCTATCGTGACGCTGCTCTGAACGGGCCGTGTCTCCGGGCGCGTGCCGTCGGATCAGGCGGCGTTGGCGGTGATACGAATTTCAACGAAACCAACTTCCCTCCGGCAGGCTCGGTCCTGGTGCCGAAAGGGGCGGGCATCCGCACGAACACGTTTGAGCGCAACAGGCAGGCCCTGTCTCTGATCGGGCAGTATGAAAGCCCGGGTGGAAATCTGCTGGCGACGCTCGAATATTTGCGGGCTGATGCCGATCAGATGCAGGATGAATTCTCTGTCCTGGCATTGGTCAATGATGATGCGTTGTTTCCCATTCCAACGGCGGCCAATGACCTTCAGTTCGATGCCAACGGCATCTTCCAGTCCGGGACACTGACTCAGGCCGGGCCAGGCATTCCAACGGAAAATCTGCGCTTCAACCGTGTGGACGAAGCGAAGACCGAAGATATTTCTTTCGATCTGAAGTGGAATCCGATGGAACGGTTGGCCCTGAACTTTGAAATTCAGCGGATCAATTCCACGCGTAATGAAGACGGCATAATCGGTGCCCTGCAAAGCTATTCCGACATCTTTATCGATAATTCAGGCGATCAGCCTGATGTTCAGTTCATTCCGTCGACGGGCGCTCAAGGCGGCCTGAATAGCGGCAGTGATGTCTTCTACTGGTTCCTGATCGATAATCAGGTTCGCAACACGGGTAAGCTTACAAGCTACCGGGCGGATGCAGACTATGATTTCAAGGACAAGGTCGGGCCGATCAAAAGTGTACGCTTCGGTGCCCGCTGGGCGGAACGGAATCGCGTGACGCGGAACGCGAACTTCAGCAACTGGGGTAATCTGTCCGCGCCGTGGCTCGGAAGCGCCATCTATGCCGACAATGCGGCCGGACTGGGCGCGGCCCAATCACGCACACCCTTTACGGACTTCCAGCGCGGGAACGTGGCGCAACCTATTCCGGGCGGATCCGCACTCTTCTTCGGTAGCGACGATTTTGTCGGAGATTATCTGAGCGGTCTGACATTCACTCAGGCCGACAGTATCGGCATTGCGTGGGAAAATACGTTTGGCTTCTGGAATCGCGCGGCCTTCGGACCTTTCCCGAACCTGTGGCAGCCACTGACAGGACTGCCGACATCAGATGTGAGCGAAGATACGCTGGCATTTTACGGGCGGGCCGATTTCGAATTTGACAATTTCGACAATGGCTGGGTGATCGACGGTAATTTCGGCCTCCGCTATGTCGAGACATCGATCCAGACAATCGGCGAGATATCGTTCCCGCAACCGGGCACATCGCCCGATCCGACAGTCTTCTGTAATCCGGCGACTTTGCCGCCGGGCGCGACATTGCCGGGCTTCTGTAACCTCCCGGCGTCACGTGTTGCCGAATATAATGCGTTCTTCTCAGGTGACGTCGTCGATGACAGCGATGATGTCGAGTTTGAGAACTGGCTGCCGAGTTTCAATGCCAAACTGGACATTGGTGACGGTATCATCTTCCGTGGTGCCGTTTCGAAAGGGCTTTCGCGGCCTGATCTGGGCGCATTTGCGACGGGCGGTCTGGTCTTCGACAATACGACAACACTTCAGCAGGCCGGGACGCTAGACTCAGCGCCGCTGTTCAAGGTCTTTACGGGGAACAGGCTTCTGGTTCCGATCGAAAGCTGGAACTTCGACCTCTCAGCCGAATGGTATTTCGATGACGTGGGCTCTTTGACGGTCTCGGCCTTCTACAAGGATCTGAGCCAGCTGATTACGCAGGGCGTCACGGAGCGTGAGTTCGCGCTTTCGACCGGGCAGAATGTTCGGGTCGAATTCGAAGGTCCGGCGAATGCCGACAGCGGCAGCCTTCATGGCTTCGAAGTGGCCTATCAGCAGACATTCGACTTTCTTCCCGGAGCGCTGGATGGTCTGGGTGTGCAGGCCACCTACACTTATGTCGATGGCGAGCAGGTGCCTCAGTCCGACAATGGTATTCAGCGGCAGCCTTTCGCCGGCCTGGTCGGATTCCCCGGAATTTCTCAGGATACGATCAATCTGACCGGCTTTTACGAAAACGATCTGTTCTCCGCGCGCCTGGCCTATAACTGGCGATCCGAATTCGCGGTGACGGCCCGCGACGTGATTTTCCCCTTCTCGCCGATTATCGGCGAGTCGACAGGACAGTTGGACGGGTCGTTCTTCTATAATGTGACGGATAATCTGAAACTCGGCGTTCAGGGCGTGAACCTGCTCGACGAAGTGACGGAAACGTCCCAGGTCATCAACTTCCAGGGCGACACGGTCCGTCGATCCGGTATTCGCAATGACAGGCGCTTCTCCGTCATTGCCCGGGTCAATTTCTAA
- a CDS encoding tryptophan halogenase family protein has translation MSINDIVIVGGGTAGWMTAAALSRLTQGKNVNVTLIESEQIGTVGVGEATIPPFVHFNRLLEIDEAELLANVQGTYKLGIQFVNWGQQGDSYFHPFGNYGYEIDGVSFHHFWVKNRLNGDQRPLHAYSAETMAAMHRRFEPVGSNPREDLPPINYAYHLNAGEYAAFLRRYSEARGVKRVEGLVESVQMDSETGYVTSVQLKSGQILKGDFFVDCSGFRGLLIEGALKTGYEDWTHWLPCDRAVAVGCEQPDHPLPYTRATAHGAGWQWRVPLQNRLGNGHVYCSAHMSDDDAHDILMGNLDGEPIADPKFLRFTTGHRKKFWNKNVVAIGLSAGFMEPLESTSIHLINTGIKKLMSMLSLDVINPAQEKIFNRLTLAEYRRIRDFLILHYHVTRRDDTDFWTYVRTMDVPDSLREKMALYDLNGQVFREEDELFTETSWVAVMVGQGAMPKGYSPLVDTFDMQAINREMSEIEKSIQYLVSHMKPHGQFLRSHCPATAA, from the coding sequence ATGTCTATAAATGATATCGTTATTGTGGGTGGAGGAACCGCCGGCTGGATGACAGCGGCGGCGCTTTCACGTCTGACCCAAGGCAAAAACGTCAATGTCACACTGATCGAATCCGAGCAGATTGGAACGGTGGGCGTCGGCGAAGCGACAATCCCGCCCTTCGTTCATTTCAACCGGCTGCTTGAAATCGACGAAGCGGAATTGCTGGCCAATGTGCAGGGCACATACAAGCTGGGGATCCAATTCGTTAACTGGGGTCAGCAGGGCGATAGCTATTTTCACCCGTTCGGAAATTACGGCTACGAGATTGACGGCGTCTCTTTCCACCATTTCTGGGTCAAGAACCGCCTTAATGGCGATCAGCGACCGCTGCACGCTTATAGTGCCGAAACGATGGCTGCCATGCATCGGCGTTTCGAGCCGGTCGGCAGTAATCCGAGAGAAGATCTGCCGCCGATCAACTATGCCTACCATCTGAATGCGGGCGAATATGCTGCATTCCTACGTCGTTACAGTGAGGCGCGCGGTGTGAAGCGCGTTGAAGGCCTCGTTGAATCCGTCCAGATGGACTCAGAGACGGGCTATGTCACCTCGGTTCAACTGAAAAGCGGGCAGATATTGAAGGGGGACTTCTTTGTCGACTGCTCAGGCTTCCGCGGCCTTCTGATCGAAGGAGCTCTGAAGACAGGGTATGAAGACTGGACGCACTGGTTGCCCTGCGACCGCGCCGTAGCCGTGGGCTGCGAACAGCCGGACCACCCGCTGCCCTATACACGGGCGACAGCGCATGGCGCCGGGTGGCAGTGGCGTGTTCCGTTGCAAAACCGCTTGGGTAACGGACATGTTTATTGTTCCGCGCATATGTCCGATGACGACGCCCATGATATCCTGATGGGTAATCTGGACGGAGAGCCCATCGCGGACCCAAAATTTCTGCGCTTCACGACGGGTCACCGCAAGAAATTCTGGAACAAGAATGTCGTAGCGATCGGTCTGTCGGCCGGATTCATGGAACCTCTGGAATCCACATCAATCCATTTGATCAATACGGGTATCAAGAAGCTGATGTCGATGTTGTCGCTCGACGTCATCAATCCGGCGCAGGAAAAGATTTTCAATCGCCTGACGTTGGCGGAATATCGTCGCATTCGCGATTTCCTGATCCTGCATTATCATGTGACCCGTCGCGATGACACGGACTTCTGGACCTATGTCCGGACAATGGATGTTCCGGATAGTCTGCGCGAAAAAATGGCGCTTTATGATCTTAACGGTCAGGTGTTTCGCGAAGAGGATGAACTGTTTACGGAAACGAGCTGGGTTGCGGTGATGGTTGGCCAAGGGGCTATGCCAAAGGGTTATAGTCCCCTCGTCGACACGTTCGACATGCAGGCGATCAACCGCGAAATGAGCGAGATCGAAAAGTCCATTCAGTACCTCGTCAGCCACATGAAACCGCATGGGCAGTTCCTGCGATCCCATTGTCCGGCCACTGCCGCTTGA
- a CDS encoding sodium:solute symporter family transporter translates to MSLIDGIILLGLIALFLTIGIFGQTKTDSTADYFLAGRKLRWHQIGFSLFATNFSASALIGITGAAYAIGIAIYNYEWVGIIAMILFALVMVRVIRGSRVYTIAQYLGERFDDRVKTLYTIFVIFLLVFIDMAGSLYAGGLLLNQFIPGLSANAVIFLVMLMAGLYSVVGGMTAIARTDMYQSLVLLLGAVMIAWFSLSAVGGWEAFIETAPPESLSLIRGLDDRAVPWTGLLIGVPIICIYFWVVNQNMVQWVLSANTQADARRGLLMAGALKTLCLFLIVLPGIAAISFLPGLSEPDRVYPAMLLELLPSGILGLVLAGFVSGLMSNTDSTLHAASTMITMDFVRKRRPDVAPKTLILVGRLTTILIIGISALWAPNIGRFGTLFEYIQTLLSYSVAPFVVVYLGGMFWSRATAAGAVAALIAGFGSALAIAIMGDGLDLFSLHYLHVPLPVAVISVIIFIAVSLKTDAQPVEDRLSWSRRRGDTDSRTGMRLDRWLAGGLVVVTMGVLVLFW, encoded by the coding sequence ATGAGTCTGATTGACGGCATTATCCTTCTGGGCCTGATCGCCCTGTTTCTGACAATCGGAATATTCGGTCAGACAAAAACGGATAGCACGGCGGATTATTTTCTCGCTGGACGGAAACTGCGCTGGCACCAGATTGGTTTTTCACTTTTTGCGACCAACTTTTCGGCATCGGCTTTGATCGGAATTACCGGCGCGGCCTATGCGATCGGTATTGCCATCTATAATTATGAATGGGTCGGCATTATCGCCATGATCCTGTTCGCTCTGGTCATGGTGCGCGTGATCCGTGGCAGCCGGGTCTACACAATCGCGCAGTATCTGGGCGAACGTTTCGATGATCGTGTGAAGACGCTCTACACCATCTTCGTGATATTCCTGCTGGTCTTCATCGACATGGCCGGATCGCTTTATGCGGGCGGCTTGCTTCTGAACCAGTTCATCCCCGGCCTGTCCGCCAATGCTGTCATCTTTCTCGTTATGCTGATGGCAGGACTTTATTCTGTGGTTGGTGGAATGACGGCGATTGCCCGCACTGATATGTACCAGTCGCTCGTCTTGCTGCTCGGTGCCGTCATGATCGCCTGGTTCTCCCTCTCCGCAGTGGGGGGATGGGAGGCATTCATCGAAACGGCCCCGCCGGAGAGTCTCAGCCTGATCCGGGGTCTGGATGATCGCGCTGTACCTTGGACAGGGCTGCTGATCGGCGTTCCCATTATTTGCATCTATTTCTGGGTGGTCAATCAGAACATGGTGCAGTGGGTTCTGAGCGCGAATACGCAGGCAGATGCCCGCCGCGGCTTGCTGATGGCCGGCGCGCTCAAGACGCTTTGCCTGTTTCTGATCGTCCTGCCGGGGATTGCCGCCATATCCTTTTTGCCTGGCCTGTCGGAACCAGACCGTGTTTATCCCGCCATGCTGCTGGAATTACTGCCTTCAGGCATTCTGGGACTTGTGCTTGCTGGATTTGTGTCGGGACTCATGTCCAATACGGATTCCACGCTGCATGCAGCCTCGACCATGATCACCATGGACTTCGTCCGGAAGAGGCGGCCAGACGTGGCACCAAAGACGCTCATTCTGGTGGGACGGCTTACAACAATTTTGATCATCGGCATCAGTGCGCTCTGGGCACCGAATATTGGTCGTTTCGGAACCCTGTTCGAATATATTCAGACCTTGCTCTCCTATTCCGTCGCCCCGTTCGTGGTGGTCTATCTGGGTGGCATGTTCTGGTCGAGGGCGACGGCGGCAGGGGCAGTGGCGGCGTTGATCGCCGGATTTGGCTCGGCTCTGGCGATTGCCATCATGGGCGACGGGCTTGATCTGTTTTCGCTTCACTATCTTCACGTCCCCTTGCCGGTGGCCGTGATCAGTGTGATCATCTTCATCGCGGTCAGCCTGAAGACGGACGCCCAGCCGGTGGAGGATCGTCTGTCATGGTCGCGCAGACGCGGTGACACGGACAGCCGCACCGGAATGCGGCTTGATCGCTGGCTCGCTGGGGGGCTTGTCGTCGTCACGATGGGCGTGCTGGTGCTATTCTGGTAG